A region from the Algoriphagus machipongonensis genome encodes:
- a CDS encoding O-acetylhomoserine aminocarboxypropyltransferase/cysteine synthase family protein, with amino-acid sequence MSNLHFETLQLHAGQEPDPATNARAVPIYQTTSYVFNSAEHGANLFGLKEFGNIYTRIMNPTTDVFEKRIAALEGGVAAVATASGQAAQFLALNNILSEGENFVSTSFLYGGTYNQFKVAFKRIGIEARFAKGNDAPAFEALIDDKTKAIYLETIGNPEFNIPDFEAIAALAKKHDIPLVVDNTFGAGGFLFQPIAHGANLVTSSATKWIGGHGTSIGGIIVDAGNFNWGNGKFPQFSEPSEGYHGLNFWEVFGENNPLGMPNVAFAIRARVEGLRDFGPAISPFNSFLLLQGIETLSLRVQKTVDNALAIAKWLESHSQVKKVNYPGLTSSPYHELAKKYLKNGFGGVLSFEIDGDKEQASEFINSLELVSHLANVGDAKTLIIQPSATTHQQLSDEEQIAAGVTPTQLRLSVGIEHVEDIKADLQQAFEKLK; translated from the coding sequence ATGTCAAATCTACACTTTGAAACTTTACAGTTACATGCAGGTCAAGAGCCTGATCCAGCGACCAATGCAAGAGCAGTTCCGATTTATCAAACAACTTCCTATGTATTTAATAGTGCTGAGCACGGAGCGAACTTATTTGGGCTGAAAGAATTCGGTAATATTTATACCCGAATTATGAACCCAACCACAGATGTCTTTGAAAAAAGGATTGCTGCCTTAGAAGGTGGTGTGGCTGCAGTAGCTACTGCGTCAGGGCAAGCAGCTCAATTTTTAGCTCTAAACAATATTCTGTCAGAAGGTGAGAATTTTGTATCTACATCCTTTTTATATGGCGGTACTTATAATCAGTTTAAAGTGGCATTTAAGCGAATAGGTATTGAAGCCAGATTTGCCAAAGGAAATGATGCTCCTGCATTTGAAGCATTGATTGATGACAAGACAAAGGCAATTTATTTGGAGACTATCGGTAATCCAGAGTTTAATATTCCTGATTTTGAGGCCATTGCTGCCTTAGCTAAAAAGCATGATATTCCTTTGGTGGTGGACAATACTTTTGGAGCTGGAGGATTCTTATTTCAGCCTATTGCCCATGGTGCTAATTTGGTAACCTCTTCAGCAACCAAATGGATTGGTGGCCATGGAACATCCATCGGAGGTATTATTGTGGATGCAGGTAATTTCAATTGGGGAAATGGGAAATTCCCTCAATTCTCAGAGCCATCTGAAGGATACCATGGATTGAATTTCTGGGAAGTTTTTGGAGAAAATAATCCTTTGGGAATGCCCAATGTAGCCTTTGCCATTAGAGCACGTGTGGAAGGATTAAGGGATTTTGGGCCTGCTATCTCCCCTTTCAATTCTTTCTTACTGCTACAAGGGATTGAAACTTTATCCTTGAGAGTACAAAAAACAGTAGACAATGCACTGGCTATTGCCAAATGGTTGGAAAGTCATTCTCAAGTCAAAAAAGTGAATTATCCAGGACTGACTTCCTCTCCATATCATGAACTGGCCAAGAAATACCTGAAAAATGGATTTGGTGGCGTTTTGAGTTTTGAAATAGATGGAGATAAAGAACAAGCCTCAGAATTTATCAATAGCCTAGAATTAGTATCTCATTTGGCCAATGTAGGTGATGCTAAAACGTTAATTATTCAGCCTTCTGCTACGACACACCAGCAACTTTCTGATGAGGAGCAAATAGCAGCAGGAGTTACCCCTACTCAGCTTCGTTTGTCTGTAGGTATCGAACATGTGGAAGATATCAAAGCAGACTTACAGCAAGCATTTGAAAAATTAAAATAA
- the can gene encoding carbonate dehydratase — MKPYDKLLLQNKAWSEEVNELDPSFFKKLSQQQSPKFLWIGCADSRVPANQITGTDPGEIFVHRNIANMVVHTDLNLLSVLQYAVEVLKVEHIIVCGHYGCGGIAAALGHDNLGLINKWLRNIKEVYYKYQSDIEAIADEKGKINKLVEFNVIEQCQDLIKTSIIQKAWKSRKAPTIYGWVYGLDNGLVSELVQIEPDIENVNPIFRYDQDQLDQSF, encoded by the coding sequence ATGAAACCATACGATAAACTGCTTCTCCAAAATAAAGCTTGGTCCGAAGAAGTAAATGAATTAGACCCTTCATTTTTTAAAAAATTGTCACAGCAACAGAGCCCCAAGTTTCTTTGGATAGGCTGTGCGGATAGTCGAGTGCCTGCAAACCAAATAACAGGTACAGATCCTGGAGAGATATTTGTTCATCGAAACATAGCCAATATGGTGGTGCACACAGACCTAAATTTATTGAGTGTTCTTCAGTATGCTGTAGAAGTTTTAAAGGTTGAACATATCATTGTTTGTGGTCATTATGGATGTGGTGGAATTGCAGCAGCTTTAGGACATGATAATTTAGGTTTGATCAATAAGTGGCTCAGGAATATCAAAGAAGTCTATTATAAATACCAATCTGATATTGAAGCAATTGCTGACGAAAAGGGAAAAATAAATAAGCTGGTAGAATTTAATGTAATTGAACAATGTCAGGATTTAATTAAAACCTCTATCATTCAAAAAGCATGGAAGTCAAGAAAAGCTCCAACTATTTATGGTTGGGTTTATGGGTTAGATAATGGATTAGTTTCCGAGCTGGTACAAATTGAGCCAGACATTGAAAATGTAAACCCTATCTTTCGATATGATCAAGATCAGTTAGATCAAAGCTTCTAA
- a CDS encoding SulP family inorganic anion transporter — protein sequence MESLIGNNLRYDLKSSLVVFLVALPLCLGIAIASGAPPMSGLIAGIVGGIVVGAFSGSHVSVSGPAAGLTVVVLDSISSLGTFPLFLSTLVIAGLIQLGLGLLKAGVLGYYFPHSVIKGMLTAIGLILILKQIPHALGYDKDTMGDLAFAQSDNHNTFTEIWYAIKFNSPGAIVIVLVALGILILFEQPRIRNHKIFGVVPGALWAVISGILINLFYQNSFAEWALDGEHLVTIPSVSSVDELGTLITFPDFSMIGDPSFWVIAFTLAVIGSIETLLCIDAADKMDPQKRITPPSRELVAQGIGNSFSGLIGGLPVTAVIVRSSANITSGAKTKLSAILHGILLMVLILAIPNILNKIPLSCLAAVLFVVGYKLAKPSIFVSIYEKGWDQFIPFIVTVIAILFTDLLIGIGIGMAFGLFFVIKSNFHKSVRITEMNGNYLVQLQKDVSFLNKAPLMNALSKIPNGSQVIINGEKARFIDHDIQEVLNDFIATSSDKQIKITTEGFNYKLTETV from the coding sequence ATGGAAAGTCTTATAGGTAATAACCTCAGATATGACTTAAAATCCAGTCTGGTTGTATTTTTAGTTGCTCTACCCTTGTGTTTAGGGATTGCCATAGCCAGTGGAGCACCACCTATGTCTGGATTAATTGCCGGGATTGTCGGAGGGATAGTCGTTGGAGCATTTTCCGGATCACATGTCAGTGTCAGTGGTCCTGCTGCAGGTTTGACTGTGGTGGTATTAGACTCCATATCTTCACTGGGAACCTTTCCTTTGTTTTTATCTACTCTGGTAATTGCGGGACTGATTCAATTGGGCTTAGGCTTACTTAAAGCTGGGGTTCTAGGTTATTATTTTCCTCATTCCGTAATCAAAGGAATGCTTACTGCCATTGGGTTGATTCTTATTCTAAAGCAAATCCCACATGCTTTGGGCTATGATAAGGATACCATGGGAGACCTGGCATTTGCCCAATCAGACAATCATAATACCTTCACTGAAATCTGGTATGCGATAAAATTCAATAGCCCAGGTGCTATTGTTATTGTACTGGTGGCATTGGGGATTTTAATTCTTTTTGAACAGCCACGGATAAGGAACCATAAAATTTTTGGTGTTGTACCTGGAGCCTTGTGGGCAGTAATTTCAGGTATTCTAATTAATTTATTTTATCAGAACTCATTTGCAGAATGGGCTTTAGATGGTGAACACCTAGTAACTATTCCTTCTGTCAGCAGTGTAGATGAATTAGGAACCTTGATTACATTTCCAGACTTTTCCATGATTGGTGACCCCTCATTCTGGGTTATTGCATTTACTTTGGCAGTCATTGGATCTATAGAAACTCTCTTGTGCATAGATGCTGCAGATAAAATGGATCCGCAGAAAAGGATCACCCCTCCTTCTCGGGAATTGGTGGCTCAGGGAATTGGTAATTCTTTCTCTGGACTTATTGGTGGGCTTCCTGTGACTGCAGTTATTGTGAGAAGTTCTGCAAATATTACCAGTGGTGCTAAAACCAAACTTTCAGCCATATTGCATGGAATACTTCTGATGGTATTGATACTGGCCATTCCAAATATTCTAAACAAAATCCCTTTAAGTTGCCTAGCAGCAGTCCTATTTGTGGTAGGATATAAACTTGCTAAACCATCCATATTTGTATCCATTTATGAAAAAGGTTGGGATCAGTTTATTCCTTTTATCGTCACTGTGATAGCGATTTTATTTACAGATCTGTTGATTGGAATCGGAATCGGAATGGCTTTTGGACTTTTCTTTGTAATCAAATCCAACTTCCATAAATCTGTTCGTATTACTGAAATGAATGGAAACTACCTTGTTCAGCTACAAAAAGACGTGAGTTTTCTAAATAAAGCGCCTTTAATGAATGCACTATCCAAAATACCTAATGGTAGCCAAGTGATCATCAATGGTGAGAAAGCAAGGTTTATTGACCATGATATTCAAGAAGTCTTGAATGACTTTATTGCCACCTCTTCCGATAAACAGATTAAAATTACCACAGAAGGATTTAACTATAAATTAACTGAAACTGTATGA
- the argH gene encoding argininosuccinate lyase, which produces MKLWQKATGNKKEVENFTIGRDPEFDILLAPFDVLGSMAHAEMLAKVGLLIPEDNKTLQKGLKDIYYEIEKGEFEISPGVEDVHSQIEFLLTERYGEVGKKLHSGRSRNDQVLVDLKLYYRAAIRELVEEASILFDLLVKLSKKHKDDLMPGYTHTQLAMPSSFGLWFGSFAESLTEDMGMLVAAFDLANKNPLGSAAGYGSSFPLDRTFTTQLLGFADLHHNVINAQNSRGKAEKTLAFALAGIAGTLNKLSSDVCLFMNQHFGFISFPDDLTTGSSIMPHKKNPDVFELMRAKTNQIQSVPNSITLLLTNTTTGYHRDLQLLKEEIFPAIDTMQDCLSMCTFMLKSIKIKQGILENPFYKHVFSVEVVNELVIKGLPFRDAYKKVGLDIEEDNFSPDQSQINHTHEGSIGNLCLEEIKSKMELAINKFNFEKLDQSVKSLLD; this is translated from the coding sequence ATGAAACTCTGGCAAAAAGCAACAGGAAATAAAAAAGAGGTTGAAAATTTTACGATCGGAAGAGATCCTGAATTTGATATCCTATTGGCTCCATTTGATGTATTGGGATCTATGGCACATGCAGAAATGCTAGCTAAAGTTGGTTTGCTAATTCCTGAAGACAATAAGACACTACAAAAGGGACTGAAAGACATTTATTATGAAATTGAGAAAGGGGAATTTGAAATTTCTCCTGGTGTGGAAGATGTTCACTCTCAAATTGAATTTTTATTAACAGAACGGTATGGAGAGGTTGGAAAAAAACTTCATAGTGGAAGAAGCAGAAATGATCAGGTTCTTGTTGATTTGAAATTATACTATAGAGCCGCGATCAGAGAATTAGTAGAAGAAGCTTCTATCCTATTTGACTTGTTGGTCAAGCTTTCAAAAAAGCATAAAGATGATTTGATGCCTGGGTATACACATACTCAATTAGCCATGCCTTCTTCATTTGGGCTTTGGTTTGGTTCATTTGCAGAAAGCTTAACGGAAGATATGGGTATGTTGGTGGCAGCTTTTGATCTTGCGAATAAAAATCCCTTAGGGTCTGCTGCTGGTTATGGTTCAAGTTTCCCATTAGATAGGACTTTCACCACTCAATTATTGGGCTTTGCCGATCTACATCATAATGTAATCAATGCTCAAAATAGTAGAGGCAAAGCTGAGAAAACCTTAGCATTTGCTTTGGCAGGAATTGCAGGAACCTTAAATAAGCTCTCTAGTGATGTTTGCTTGTTTATGAATCAGCATTTTGGTTTTATCTCTTTTCCTGATGATTTGACTACAGGCAGTAGCATCATGCCTCATAAAAAGAACCCTGATGTGTTTGAATTGATGCGTGCTAAAACCAATCAGATTCAAAGTGTACCCAATTCAATCACCCTACTTCTCACCAATACTACAACTGGGTATCACAGGGATTTGCAACTACTGAAAGAGGAGATTTTTCCAGCAATTGATACCATGCAAGACTGTCTGAGTATGTGTACATTCATGTTAAAATCCATTAAAATAAAGCAGGGCATATTAGAGAATCCATTTTACAAACATGTGTTCTCTGTTGAAGTGGTAAATGAATTGGTTATTAAGGGATTGCCATTTAGAGATGCTTATAAAAAGGTGGGATTAGACATCGAAGAGGATAATTTTTCTCCAGACCAAAGCCAAATAAATCATACACATGAAGGAAGCATTGGTAATTTATGTTTGGAAGAAATTAAAAGTAAAATGGAGCTAGCAATCAATAAATTTAATTTTGAGAAGCTTGATCAATCTGTCAAATCCCTATTAGATTAA
- a CDS encoding M20 family metallo-hydrolase gives MKTYDTLYQDAVQLLKELINTQSFSKEESDTAAILEKFFNHRNILFQRSGNNLWAFANPFNPEIPTIWLNSHHDTVKPNAGYTLDPFTELEKEGKLFGLGSNDAGGPLVSLLATFTHFYNREDLPFNLIIIASAEEEISGRNGIASVISEIPKCDLAIVGEPTLMDLAVAEKGLMVIDAKVTGKAGHAAREEGVNALYLALDDLQKIKDFQFQRVSPFLGKTKVSATVIQSGKQHNVVPDLCEFTLDVRVTDAYSLEEALQELKSNLKAELIPRSLRLQSSHVPNEHFILKIAEKLGLKTYGSPTLSDQALIPYPSVKIGPGDSARSHTADEFIYLNEIQEGISGYISILETYIQLLTQES, from the coding sequence TTGAAAACCTACGACACCTTATATCAGGATGCTGTTCAGCTTCTTAAAGAGTTGATTAATACGCAATCATTCTCCAAAGAAGAAAGCGATACAGCAGCAATCCTTGAAAAGTTTTTCAATCATAGAAATATTTTATTTCAGCGATCTGGAAATAACTTATGGGCATTTGCCAATCCATTCAATCCTGAAATTCCTACTATCTGGTTAAATTCTCACCATGATACCGTAAAACCCAATGCTGGGTATACTTTGGATCCCTTTACCGAATTGGAGAAAGAGGGAAAGCTTTTTGGATTAGGAAGTAATGATGCGGGAGGACCTCTGGTTAGCTTGTTGGCTACATTTACACACTTTTATAATCGAGAAGATTTACCTTTTAACTTGATCATAATAGCCTCCGCAGAAGAGGAAATTTCAGGAAGAAATGGGATTGCTTCAGTTATTTCTGAAATTCCTAAATGTGATCTCGCTATTGTGGGAGAACCTACTTTGATGGATTTGGCTGTTGCAGAGAAAGGCTTAATGGTCATTGATGCAAAAGTAACTGGAAAAGCAGGGCATGCAGCCCGTGAGGAAGGTGTCAATGCGCTTTACCTAGCTTTGGATGATTTACAAAAAATCAAAGATTTTCAATTTCAGAGAGTGTCTCCATTTCTAGGAAAAACAAAGGTTTCAGCCACGGTAATCCAATCAGGAAAGCAGCATAATGTGGTTCCTGATTTATGCGAATTTACTTTGGATGTAAGAGTTACTGATGCTTATTCTCTTGAGGAAGCGCTGCAAGAATTAAAATCAAACTTAAAAGCTGAACTTATTCCTAGGTCATTGAGGCTTCAATCCTCTCATGTGCCTAATGAACATTTTATTTTAAAAATTGCGGAAAAGTTAGGCTTGAAAACTTATGGAAGCCCTACCCTTTCGGATCAAGCATTAATACCCTATCCTTCTGTAAAAATAGGCCCAGGGGACTCTGCAAGATCACACACTGCAGATGAATTCATTTATTTGAATGAAATTCAAGAAGGCATTTCAGGTTATATTTCCATTTTGGAAACCTATATTCAATTATTGACTCAAGAATCATAA
- the argB gene encoding acetylglutamate kinase: protein MKISIIKIGGNVIDFPEKLDEFLKLFSKFPGHKILVHGGGIMASRFGESLGVMPEMVDGRRITDKDTLDVVTMVYAGLINKQIVAKLQALKVNSIGMTGADGNLIRSIKRPVKGIDYGFVGDIKEVNNKLIDHLLKGDLLPVVNAITHDQKGQLLNTNADSIASALATSLAKEHQVNLYFCFNKSGVLIDEKNENSIIPLINEDIYQELKKENVIHSGMIPKLDNAFEALMKGVNHVWIGKAENLLLAAKGKLSGTTIERHRYDLY from the coding sequence ATGAAAATCAGTATTATCAAAATCGGTGGAAACGTCATCGACTTCCCAGAAAAACTGGATGAGTTTTTAAAGCTTTTCTCCAAATTTCCTGGTCATAAAATCCTTGTTCATGGAGGGGGAATTATGGCTTCAAGATTTGGAGAGTCCCTGGGAGTAATGCCAGAAATGGTAGATGGCAGGAGAATAACAGATAAAGATACCCTGGATGTCGTAACGATGGTTTACGCAGGCTTGATCAATAAGCAGATTGTTGCCAAGCTTCAAGCACTGAAAGTGAATTCCATAGGAATGACAGGTGCAGATGGGAATTTGATTCGCTCGATCAAAAGGCCGGTAAAAGGCATAGATTACGGATTTGTAGGAGATATCAAAGAGGTGAATAACAAACTGATTGATCATCTTCTAAAAGGAGATTTGCTTCCGGTAGTGAATGCCATCACACATGATCAAAAAGGGCAATTATTAAATACCAATGCGGATAGTATCGCCTCTGCCCTAGCGACGAGTTTAGCCAAAGAGCATCAGGTGAATTTATATTTTTGCTTTAATAAAAGTGGAGTATTGATTGATGAAAAAAATGAAAACTCCATTATCCCGCTGATTAATGAAGATATTTATCAGGAGCTCAAAAAAGAAAATGTGATTCATTCGGGAATGATTCCGAAGTTGGATAACGCTTTTGAAGCATTGATGAAAGGTGTGAACCATGTATGGATTGGAAAAGCTGAAAATTTACTATTAGCTGCCAAAGGAAAGTTATCGGGGACGACCATAGAGCGTCATCGATATGATCTATATTGA
- a CDS encoding Rossmann-fold NAD(P)-binding domain-containing protein: protein MDSVSPSILQFTQFESQALGQQLIDKALYYKADPRIDIQKGMGKRIGCIFLNPSLRTRVSTQIAASNLGVEPIVLNMDKEGWALEMREGAIMNKGTVEHIKDAAGVLGTYFDILAIRAFPSLTNKEEDMNDFVFSQFVKYSGIPVISLESATRHPLQSLADQITIREHSSGIKKPKIVLTWGPHIKAIPHAVANSFAEWSLGMGHDLTITHPAGYELSEKFTKGATIEYNQKKALQDADFVYVKNWSGFNDYGKIISTDPSWMLTEKHFVNAPNAKVMHCLPVRRNLELSDEILDGPRSLVQKQAENRIYAAQSVISHLI from the coding sequence ATGGACTCAGTTTCACCTTCTATTCTACAATTTACACAGTTTGAATCTCAGGCATTAGGCCAGCAATTAATAGACAAAGCACTTTATTATAAAGCTGACCCAAGAATCGATATCCAAAAAGGTATGGGTAAAAGGATTGGCTGTATCTTTTTGAATCCATCCTTAAGGACTCGAGTTTCCACGCAAATTGCGGCTTCTAATTTAGGGGTTGAGCCTATCGTCCTGAATATGGATAAGGAAGGTTGGGCTTTGGAAATGCGCGAAGGAGCCATTATGAACAAAGGAACCGTGGAGCATATCAAAGATGCTGCTGGAGTTTTGGGGACCTATTTTGATATTTTGGCGATCCGAGCTTTCCCTTCCTTAACAAATAAAGAGGAGGATATGAATGATTTTGTATTTTCTCAATTTGTTAAATATTCTGGGATTCCGGTGATCAGTTTGGAATCTGCGACACGTCATCCACTGCAAAGTTTGGCTGATCAGATTACGATACGAGAACACTCATCTGGAATCAAAAAGCCCAAAATTGTACTAACCTGGGGACCTCATATCAAGGCCATTCCTCACGCCGTAGCCAATAGCTTTGCAGAATGGTCTTTGGGAATGGGCCATGATTTGACAATTACCCATCCTGCAGGATATGAATTATCAGAGAAATTCACCAAAGGAGCAACTATAGAATATAATCAAAAGAAAGCACTTCAAGACGCTGATTTTGTGTATGTTAAGAATTGGTCTGGTTTTAATGATTATGGGAAAATCATTTCTACCGATCCTTCTTGGATGCTCACTGAAAAACACTTCGTCAATGCACCCAATGCCAAAGTGATGCATTGTCTACCTGTAAGAAGAAACCTAGAGCTGTCTGATGAGATTTTAGATGGACCTCGATCTTTGGTACAAAAACAAGCCGAAAACAGAATCTATGCTGCTCAATCCGTGATCAGTCATTTGATTTAA
- a CDS encoding aspartate aminotransferase family protein gives MNLFDVYPLMPVTPVKASGAKLWDDQGQEYLDLYGGHAVISIGHTHPHFVKRIQDQLNQIAFYSNSVQIPIQKEYAEKLGRLSGYEDYNLFLCNSGAEANENAIKLASFETGKSGFISFSGGFHGRTSAAVALTDNPKIIAPCNAREDFQILPWGDLQAVELRVKEGNIAGIIIEGIQGVGGIQVPSAEFLTGLAHICRDFGIKLILDEVQSGFGRTGKFFAHQWVKDIRPDIISMAKGMGNGFPMGGILISPAFEASYGLLGTTFGGNHLACAAGLGVLEVLESEELISKSEKLGLQIMEELKHIPGVVDVRGHGLMIGIDLDREAGPIRSELVKQYHMFTGSAASKNTIRLLPPLNIELNQLNSFINALKEILA, from the coding sequence ATGAATTTATTTGATGTTTATCCTTTGATGCCGGTGACTCCGGTCAAAGCTTCTGGTGCCAAATTATGGGATGATCAGGGGCAAGAATACCTGGATTTATATGGTGGACATGCGGTGATTTCCATTGGGCATACGCATCCACATTTTGTCAAAAGAATCCAGGATCAGTTAAATCAAATCGCTTTTTATTCTAACTCTGTTCAAATTCCTATTCAAAAGGAATATGCAGAAAAACTAGGTAGGCTTTCTGGTTACGAAGATTACAACTTGTTCCTTTGTAATTCTGGAGCAGAAGCCAATGAAAATGCCATTAAGTTAGCCTCTTTTGAAACTGGAAAATCAGGTTTTATTTCCTTTTCAGGAGGATTTCATGGAAGAACTTCTGCTGCCGTAGCTTTGACCGATAATCCTAAAATCATTGCTCCATGCAATGCGCGTGAAGATTTTCAAATCTTACCCTGGGGAGACCTTCAGGCAGTGGAACTCCGGGTTAAAGAAGGGAATATCGCAGGAATTATCATTGAAGGAATTCAAGGGGTTGGAGGTATTCAGGTTCCTTCCGCAGAATTCTTGACAGGCCTGGCTCATATTTGTAGAGATTTTGGAATCAAATTGATCTTGGATGAGGTACAATCAGGTTTTGGCCGAACAGGAAAATTCTTTGCACATCAATGGGTAAAAGATATACGACCTGATATTATCAGTATGGCCAAAGGTATGGGGAATGGCTTTCCTATGGGAGGAATTTTAATTTCTCCTGCATTTGAAGCAAGCTATGGCTTATTGGGAACCACTTTCGGAGGAAATCACCTAGCATGTGCGGCAGGTTTAGGAGTATTGGAAGTCTTGGAAAGTGAAGAGCTGATCAGCAAATCTGAAAAACTTGGCCTCCAAATTATGGAGGAATTGAAACATATTCCCGGTGTTGTGGATGTAAGAGGTCACGGTTTAATGATTGGAATCGACTTAGACAGAGAGGCTGGACCTATTCGAAGTGAATTAGTCAAGCAATATCATATGTTTACAGGAAGTGCCGCATCTAAAAACACCATTAGACTGCTCCCTCCTTTAAATATCGAATTGAATCAGCTAAATTCGTTTATAAACGCACTTAAAGAAATTTTAGCATAA
- the argC gene encoding N-acetyl-gamma-glutamyl-phosphate reductase, which yields MTKIKTAVIGAAGYTGGELLRILVHHPNCELVYVHSNSQKGKKVEEVHPDLIGDCDLIFTDEVSTSGIEAVFLGLPHGQTKAFLEENPFPESTVIIDLSTDFRDESNGFIYGLPEVNAEKIKSAKKIANPGCFATGIQLALAPAIAAGLAKDAIHITGITGSTGAGKKLAETSHFSYRSSNMSVYKLFTHQHLKEIGQTFRQLNADFDSQMLFTPYRGNFPRGIWVTAYLPFEGTIEEARKIYQEFYQDAVFTHVSDQDIDMKQAVNTNKCIVFIQKEAGQLVIYSAIDNLLKGASGQAVHNFNLAFGLEEKAGLNLKSIAF from the coding sequence ATGACTAAGATTAAAACAGCTGTTATAGGTGCGGCAGGATATACTGGAGGAGAATTATTAAGAATTTTGGTTCATCACCCAAATTGTGAGCTGGTTTATGTTCACAGTAACAGTCAAAAAGGCAAAAAAGTAGAAGAGGTACATCCTGATTTAATTGGAGATTGTGACTTGATCTTTACAGATGAAGTTTCGACTTCGGGAATAGAGGCTGTCTTTTTGGGATTACCTCATGGTCAGACGAAAGCATTTTTGGAAGAAAATCCTTTTCCTGAAAGTACTGTGATTATTGATCTTTCCACAGATTTTAGAGATGAGTCCAATGGGTTTATTTATGGACTTCCAGAAGTGAATGCAGAGAAAATCAAGTCTGCCAAAAAGATTGCCAACCCAGGGTGTTTTGCTACTGGAATTCAATTGGCCTTGGCTCCTGCTATTGCCGCTGGTTTAGCAAAAGATGCAATCCATATCACAGGTATTACTGGTAGTACAGGTGCTGGAAAGAAACTAGCAGAAACTTCTCATTTCAGCTATAGATCCTCCAACATGTCGGTGTATAAGTTATTTACACATCAGCACCTCAAGGAGATAGGACAGACTTTTAGGCAATTGAACGCTGATTTTGATTCCCAGATGCTTTTCACACCTTATCGAGGGAATTTCCCAAGAGGGATTTGGGTAACAGCCTATCTCCCATTTGAAGGGACGATTGAAGAGGCAAGGAAAATCTATCAAGAATTCTACCAAGATGCTGTTTTCACCCATGTTTCAGATCAAGATATCGATATGAAGCAGGCAGTAAATACCAACAAATGTATTGTGTTTATTCAGAAAGAAGCGGGTCAATTGGTGATTTATTCAGCCATTGATAATTTACTGAAAGGAGCTTCTGGTCAAGCAGTTCATAATTTCAATTTGGCCTTTGGGTTGGAAGAAAAAGCAGGTTTAAATCTGAAAAGTATCGCTTTTTAA